From a single Rutidosis leptorrhynchoides isolate AG116_Rl617_1_P2 chromosome 5, CSIRO_AGI_Rlap_v1, whole genome shotgun sequence genomic region:
- the LOC139847684 gene encoding U4/U6 small nuclear ribonucleoprotein Prp31 homolog: MANLENSFLADLEDLSDNDKENLDPMEDDDDDVSGDLASDIEAMINYDDLDSVSKLQKTQRYTDIMKKIENALNKGSDDTEYQLIAECNELSVLIENEIIIIHNFIRDKYRPKFPELESIVRHPIDYARVVKKIGNEVDLTLVDLQGLLPSATIMVISVIASTTIGKPLPEHVLEKTIEGCDRALTLDESKKKVSNFFESRMGCIAPNLSAIVGSAVVAKLMVTAGGLSSSYMPPKRKSRNFIEGASPCMSDGGDIVGCSTRQQVL, encoded by the exons ATGGCAAATCTAGAAAATTCGTTTCTAGCAGATCTTGAGGATCTGTCCGACAATGATAAGGAAAACTTGGACCCcatggaagatgatgatgatgatgttagtggAGATTTGGCAAGTGATATAGAAGCTATGATCAATTACGATGATCTCGATAGTGTCTCAAAGTTACAAAAGACACAGAGATATACCGATATCATGAAGAAAATTGAGAATGCTCTTAATAAGGGGTCAGACGATACAGAGTACCAGCTGATTGCAGAATGTAATGAATTGTCGGTTTTAATAGAAAATGAGATTATTATTATCCATAATTTCATTCGTGATAAGTACCGCCCCAAGTTTCCTGAGCTTGAGTCTATTGTGCGCCACCCAATTGACTATGCGCGTGTGGTGAAGAAAATCGGTAATGAAGTCGACTTAACCCTTGTAGATCTTCAAGGGCTGTTACCTTCAGCTACTATTATGGTTATATCTGTTATAGCATCAACTACCATTGGCAAACCACTTCCTGAACATGTTCTTGAAAAGACCATTGAGGGATGTGATCGAGCTCTTACCCTCGATGAATCGAAGAAGAAGGTTTCTAATTTTTTTGAAAGTAGAATGGGGTGCATTGCACCCAATCTTTCTGCCATTGTTGGGAGTGCAGTTGTTGCAAAACTGATGGTGACAGCTGGCGGTTTATCATCT AGTTATATGCCTCCTAAGAGAAAGTCGAGAAATTTTATAGAGGGTGCTTCACCATGTATGTCTGATGGTGGAGATATTGTTGGTTGCTCAACTAGAcaacaagttttataa